In Anoplopoma fimbria isolate UVic2021 breed Golden Eagle Sablefish chromosome 22, Afim_UVic_2022, whole genome shotgun sequence, a genomic segment contains:
- the si:ch211-132g1.1 gene encoding T-cell surface antigen CD2 isoform X2 gives MVMKMAAVSTISLLLLCCFAISSTDSEEVCNLYTAKGRTVTMPMLSAVDQQGSLRWIHNDKIILHRRKTSFITGNQESLTKNGSLILTNISESQAGKYTPQAFDVNGLTKGVFKTTNLCVVDPVPKPSVKISCTKSDVTFTCEVQAKLVKDLTFAWFRNKKKLEKEKGPTVKQKVDQVMTDSFSCQVSNKVSDASSEPVTQHCMGKTPIFPEYVWGINTWYIVGAGGGLVLLLMIIVIVCCIRTKRRKRLQLKDEGELRLAWTNEQHQHQNQHNHPPDQHPHHHHPHQQPAGHTGPRQHRPRQHRNHQLPKTPDHPNAQPQPSPRKPAQAPRPAAKIDEEQPPPLPQPRKKATKTAKL, from the exons atggtgatgaagatggcTGCTGTCTCCACCATCTCTCTGCTCCTTCTCTGCTGCTTCGCCATCTCCTCCACAG ATTCTGAGGAAGTATGCAACTTATACACTGCAAAAGGCAGGACCGTTACGATGCCGATGTTATCCGCGGTGGACCAGCAGGGCTCACTGAGATGGATTCACAACGACAAGATCATCTTACATAGAAGAAAAACCTCCTTTATAACAGGGAACCAGGAGTCACTGACTAAAAATGGATCCCTGATATTGACAAATATCTCGGAGAGCCAAGCTGGGAAATACACGCCCCAAGCTTTTGATGTGAATGGCCTGACAAAAGGGGTTTTTAAAACCACGAATTTATGTGTAGTGG ACCCAGTCCCGAAGCCTTCGGTGAAGATATCATGTACAAAATCAGATGTCACATTCACCTGCGAGGTTCAAGCAAAG CTGGTCAAAGATTTAACCTTTGCATGGTTTCGGAACAAAAAGAAGTTGGAAAAGGAGAAAGGTCCGACTGTGAAGCAAAAGGTGGATCAGGTGATGACAGACTCCTTCAGCTGCCAAGTTTCCAACAAGGTCAGCGATGCGTCCAGTGAGCCTGTTACACAACACTGCATGGGAAAAA CACCCATTTTCCCTGAATATGTATGGGGAATAAATACCTGGTATATCGTGGGAGCCGGAGGAG gtcttgttttgttgctgatGATCATCGTTATTGTTTGCTGCATCCGCACCAAGCGGAGGAAACGCTTGCAACTGAAGG ATGAGGGGGAGCTTCGATTGGCGTGGACCAACGAACAGCATCAACACCAGAATCAACACAATCATCCTCCAGATCAACACCCCCACCACCATCATCCCCACCAGCAGCCGGCCGGCCACACCGGTCCTCGCCAGCACCGCCCCAGGCAGCACCGCAACCACCAGCTTCCCAAAACCCCCGACCACCCCAACGCTCAGCCTCAGCCCAGCCCCCGGAAACCTGCACAG GCCCCGAGACCAGCTGCTAAGATTGATGAAgagcagcctcctcctcttcctcagcccAGGAAGAAAGCTACCAAAACGGCCAAACTGTGA
- the si:ch211-132g1.1 gene encoding T-cell surface antigen CD2 isoform X1: MRMVMKMAAVSTISLLLLCCFAISSTDSEEVCNLYTAKGRTVTMPMLSAVDQQGSLRWIHNDKIILHRRKTSFITGNQESLTKNGSLILTNISESQAGKYTPQAFDVNGLTKGVFKTTNLCVVDPVPKPSVKISCTKSDVTFTCEVQAKLVKDLTFAWFRNKKKLEKEKGPTVKQKVDQVMTDSFSCQVSNKVSDASSEPVTQHCMGKTPIFPEYVWGINTWYIVGAGGGLVLLLMIIVIVCCIRTKRRKRLQLKDEGELRLAWTNEQHQHQNQHNHPPDQHPHHHHPHQQPAGHTGPRQHRPRQHRNHQLPKTPDHPNAQPQPSPRKPAQAPRPAAKIDEEQPPPLPQPRKKATKTAKL; encoded by the exons atgaggatggtgatgaagatggcTGCTGTCTCCACCATCTCTCTGCTCCTTCTCTGCTGCTTCGCCATCTCCTCCACAG ATTCTGAGGAAGTATGCAACTTATACACTGCAAAAGGCAGGACCGTTACGATGCCGATGTTATCCGCGGTGGACCAGCAGGGCTCACTGAGATGGATTCACAACGACAAGATCATCTTACATAGAAGAAAAACCTCCTTTATAACAGGGAACCAGGAGTCACTGACTAAAAATGGATCCCTGATATTGACAAATATCTCGGAGAGCCAAGCTGGGAAATACACGCCCCAAGCTTTTGATGTGAATGGCCTGACAAAAGGGGTTTTTAAAACCACGAATTTATGTGTAGTGG ACCCAGTCCCGAAGCCTTCGGTGAAGATATCATGTACAAAATCAGATGTCACATTCACCTGCGAGGTTCAAGCAAAG CTGGTCAAAGATTTAACCTTTGCATGGTTTCGGAACAAAAAGAAGTTGGAAAAGGAGAAAGGTCCGACTGTGAAGCAAAAGGTGGATCAGGTGATGACAGACTCCTTCAGCTGCCAAGTTTCCAACAAGGTCAGCGATGCGTCCAGTGAGCCTGTTACACAACACTGCATGGGAAAAA CACCCATTTTCCCTGAATATGTATGGGGAATAAATACCTGGTATATCGTGGGAGCCGGAGGAG gtcttgttttgttgctgatGATCATCGTTATTGTTTGCTGCATCCGCACCAAGCGGAGGAAACGCTTGCAACTGAAGG ATGAGGGGGAGCTTCGATTGGCGTGGACCAACGAACAGCATCAACACCAGAATCAACACAATCATCCTCCAGATCAACACCCCCACCACCATCATCCCCACCAGCAGCCGGCCGGCCACACCGGTCCTCGCCAGCACCGCCCCAGGCAGCACCGCAACCACCAGCTTCCCAAAACCCCCGACCACCCCAACGCTCAGCCTCAGCCCAGCCCCCGGAAACCTGCACAG GCCCCGAGACCAGCTGCTAAGATTGATGAAgagcagcctcctcctcttcctcagcccAGGAAGAAAGCTACCAAAACGGCCAAACTGTGA